One Pseudorhodoplanes sinuspersici DNA segment encodes these proteins:
- the arsC gene encoding arsenate reductase (glutaredoxin) (This arsenate reductase requires both glutathione and glutaredoxin to convert arsenate to arsenite, after which the efflux transporter formed by ArsA and ArsB can extrude the arsenite from the cell, providing resistance.) gives MTITIYHNPKCGTSRNTLAMIRQSGEEPVVIEYLKTPPSREKLVALLRAMDMPARALLREKGTPYAELGLADPKWTEDELIDFMIAHPILINRPIVETPKGTQLCRPSEKVLDILPNPDIGRFVKEDGDVVGGPVG, from the coding sequence ATGACGATTACTATCTACCACAATCCCAAATGCGGCACCTCGCGCAACACGCTGGCGATGATCCGGCAAAGCGGCGAAGAGCCGGTGGTGATCGAATATCTGAAGACACCGCCGAGCCGCGAGAAGCTCGTCGCCTTGCTGCGCGCCATGGATATGCCGGCTCGCGCGCTGCTGCGCGAGAAAGGCACGCCTTATGCGGAGCTTGGGCTCGCCGATCCGAAATGGACCGAGGATGAGCTGATCGATTTCATGATCGCGCATCCGATCCTGATCAACCGGCCGATTGTCGAGACGCCGAAAGGCACGCAGTTGTGCCGGCCCTCTGAAAAGGTGCTCGACATCCTGCCCAATCCGGATATCGGCCGGTTCGTGAAGGAGGACGGTGACGTCGTTGGCGGACCGGTTGGCTAG
- the arsB gene encoding ACR3 family arsenite efflux transporter, with product MSIFERYLSVWVALCIIAGIALGQFIPGFFTLVAAAEFAKVNLVVAVLIWLMIIPMLLKIDFGALGQVREHWRGVGVTLFINWAVKPFSMALLGTLFIGYLFAPLLPADQIQSYIAGLILLAAAPCTAMVFVWSNLCDGEPHFTLSQVALNDIIMVFLFAPLVGLLLGVASITVPWDTLLLSVGLYIVVPVIVAQLWRRWLLSSGPAALSRTLSILQPVSLCALLATLVLLFGFQGPQILAQPIVIVLLAVPILIQVYFNAGLAYWLSRRFGVAWCVAAPAALIGASNFFELAVAAAISLFGLNSGAALATVVGVLVEVPVMLSVVHLVKATRGWYEAGTTPAAVTPATIERRS from the coding sequence ATGAGCATTTTTGAACGTTACCTGTCGGTCTGGGTCGCCTTGTGCATCATCGCCGGCATTGCACTCGGCCAATTCATTCCAGGCTTCTTCACGCTGGTCGCCGCCGCGGAATTTGCCAAAGTGAACTTGGTGGTTGCTGTGCTGATCTGGCTGATGATCATTCCGATGCTGCTGAAAATCGACTTCGGCGCTCTCGGACAAGTGCGAGAGCACTGGCGCGGCGTCGGCGTCACCCTGTTCATCAACTGGGCCGTCAAGCCATTTTCCATGGCGCTCCTGGGCACCCTCTTCATCGGCTATCTGTTTGCGCCGCTGCTGCCTGCCGACCAGATCCAGTCCTATATCGCAGGCCTTATCCTTCTCGCGGCCGCGCCTTGCACGGCGATGGTGTTTGTCTGGTCGAACCTGTGCGACGGCGAACCGCATTTCACGCTCAGCCAGGTGGCCCTGAACGATATCATCATGGTGTTCCTGTTCGCACCATTGGTTGGCCTTCTGCTCGGCGTCGCCTCGATCACCGTGCCGTGGGACACGCTTCTGCTTTCGGTCGGGCTCTACATCGTCGTTCCGGTGATCGTCGCGCAGCTCTGGCGCCGCTGGCTGTTGTCGTCGGGACCGGCAGCGCTCAGCCGCACCTTGTCGATCCTGCAGCCAGTGTCGCTATGCGCGCTGCTGGCGACTCTTGTGCTGCTGTTCGGATTTCAGGGGCCGCAAATCCTGGCGCAACCGATCGTCATTGTGCTGCTGGCTGTTCCGATCCTGATCCAGGTCTATTTCAATGCCGGCCTCGCCTATTGGCTCAGCCGGCGGTTCGGTGTCGCCTGGTGTGTGGCCGCACCGGCGGCACTGATCGGCGCCAGCAACTTCTTTGAACTGGCGGTGGCGGCGGCGATCAGCCTGTTCGGACTGAATTCCGGTGCGGCCTTGGCGACAGTCGTCGGCGTGCTGGTTGAAGTCCCGGTCATGCTGTCCGTGGTGCATCTCGTGAAAGCCACACGCGGGTGGTACGAAGCGGGCACGACGCCTGCTGCGGTCACCCCCGCGACTATCGAAAGACGATCATGA
- a CDS encoding arsenate reductase ArsC translates to MSEHPSDRVFNVLFLCTANSSRSIIAESILRKEGRGRFRSFSAGSQPRGTVNPFAIKVLERAEYPTDNLRSKSWLEFARSDAPVMDFVFTVCDDAAGESCPIWPGQPMTAHWGIEDPAAVNGTDLEKEAAFVTAQRYLKNRIVAFTNLPLSSIDKLSLHTQLREIGKADGATSPRSNIA, encoded by the coding sequence ATGTCCGAGCATCCGTCCGATCGCGTGTTTAATGTGCTGTTTCTATGCACCGCGAACAGCTCCCGCTCCATCATTGCTGAATCGATCCTGCGCAAAGAAGGCCGCGGGCGTTTCCGCTCGTTCTCGGCGGGCAGCCAGCCACGCGGGACGGTCAATCCCTTTGCCATCAAGGTGCTCGAACGTGCCGAATATCCGACCGACAATTTGCGCTCGAAGAGCTGGCTGGAATTCGCCCGCAGCGACGCGCCGGTGATGGATTTCGTGTTCACGGTCTGCGACGACGCGGCCGGCGAATCCTGTCCGATCTGGCCAGGCCAGCCGATGACCGCGCATTGGGGGATCGAGGACCCGGCGGCCGTGAACGGCACCGACCTCGAGAAGGAAGCCGCCTTCGTCACGGCGCAGCGCTATCTCAAGAACCGCATCGTCGCCTTTACCAACCTGCCGCTGAGCTCGATCGACAAGCTGTCGCTCCACACGCAATTGCGCGAAATCGGCAAAGCCGATGGTGCGACCTCGCCACGCTCGAACATTGCGTGA
- a CDS encoding ArsR/SmtB family transcription factor, whose translation MESEDAILALAALAQPTRLDVFRLLVKHEPDGLPAGELASELAVPHNTMSSHLSILTRARLVSSVRHGRSIVYRANLTTLETLTLFLLQDCCGGKPELCESLIESIKPCCAPKGKRHVRASVRSRV comes from the coding sequence ATGGAATCCGAAGACGCCATTCTTGCGCTCGCCGCACTCGCGCAGCCGACCCGGCTGGACGTGTTCCGGCTGCTGGTCAAGCACGAGCCGGACGGTCTGCCCGCCGGCGAACTCGCCAGCGAACTGGCGGTGCCGCACAACACCATGTCATCGCATCTGTCGATCCTGACGCGGGCCCGCCTCGTCTCTTCAGTGCGGCATGGACGCTCGATCGTCTATCGCGCGAACCTCACGACTCTCGAAACGCTCACCTTGTTCCTGCTGCAGGATTGCTGCGGCGGCAAGCCGGAGCTGTGTGAATCGCTGATTGAATCCATCAAGCCGTGCTGTGCACCGAAAGGAAAACGCCATGTCCGAGCATCCGTCCGATCGCGTGTTTAA